A genomic region of Eucalyptus grandis isolate ANBG69807.140 chromosome 5, ASM1654582v1, whole genome shotgun sequence contains the following coding sequences:
- the LOC104446958 gene encoding TMV resistance protein N-like, translated as MGKSSKAEIRGEDQILQGFTDCLYHGMLDANICVFFDKEELHIGKEIGNELSTAIEKSKIYIPIFSKGYASSAWCLHELAHMVECKKSKPSEKEILPIFYDMEPRDVKLKSELYVSALMKHEDMFGRQRRLKWEDALRSVAQIKGWELKNQGYWKFIKSVIQEIVMKLKTKDKYVAEHIVRMDEQVEAVVELLDVDSKVMRFVLIHGMGGIGFRDVINDVDDGIKMIAQQLSNKKVFIVLDDVGNEEQLEKLAIKHISFGLGSKIIITTRNKSILKAYQTLEYEVKPLDSVQSLELFSRRAFKRNFPPDDYVSLSRQVVSTTGGLPLALEVIGSLLHRQNKALWIDVLNHQKEIPYEKVQDKLKISYNVLSHEQKQIFLDIACMFVDKDKTNASYMWKDCRFFPVFDSSPCLHVPDQDN; from the exons ATGGGGAAGAGCTCGAAGGCTGAGATAAGAGGCG AGGACCAGATACTCCAAGGATTTACGGATTGCCTGTACCACGGTATGCTAGATGCGAACATCTGTGTTTTCTTCGACAAGGAAGAACTCCACATCGGTAAAGAAATAGGTAATGAGCTATCGACAGCCATCGAAAAGTCAAAaatctacatacccatcttctctaaAGGTTATGCTTCGAGTGCATGGTGCCTTCATGAGCTTGCACACATGGTGGAATGCAAGAAATCCAAACCATCCGAGAAGGAGATTCTGCCGATTTTCTATGACATGGAGCCTCGCGATGTCAAGCTTAAGTCTGAACTGTACGTTAGCGCTTTGATGAAGCATGAAGATATGTTCGGTCGCCAGAGAAGGTTAAAATGGGAGGATGCCCTCAGAAGCGTTGCCCAAATCAAAGGATGGGAACTGAAAAACCAAGG GTACTGGAAATTCATTAAATCGGTAATACAAGAGATTGTGATGAAGCTAAAGACAAAAGACAAATACGTTGCTGAGCATATAGTCAGAATGGATGAACAAGTGGAAGCTGTCGTGGAGTTGTTGGACGTGGACTCCAAGGTCATGCGCTTTGTTCTAATTCATGGAATGGGAGGAATTG GCTTTCGTGACGTAATTAATGATGTTGATGATGGGATCAAAATGATTGCGCAGCAACTTTCTAACAAGAAAGTTTTCATCGTTTTGGATGATGTGGGTAATGAGGAACAACTCGAGAAACTAGCCATCAAGCACATTTCTTTCGGCTTGGGAAGCAAAATTATTATTACAACTAGGAACAAAAGCATCTTAAAAGCTTACCAAACATTGGAGTACGAAGTGAAGCCATTGGATTCTGTTCAATCACTCGAGCTTTTTAGTAGGCGTGCTTTTAAAAGAAACTTTCCTCCAGATGATTATGTTAGTCTTTCGAGACAAGTAGTTTCTACGACTGGAGGACTTCCCTTGGCTCTTGAAGTTATAGGCTCATTACTTCATCGCCAAAACAAAGCCTTATGGATAGATGTATTGAACCATCAGAAAGAAATACCTTACGAGAAGGTCCAAGACAAGCTGAAGATCAGCTACAATGTGTTGAGTCATGAGCAAAAACAGATCTTTCTTGATATCGCTTGTATGTTTGTGGACAAAGACAAGACAAATGCATCCTACATGTGGAAGGATTGTAGGTTTTTCCCAGTATTCGATTCAAGTCCTTGTCTGCATGTCCCTGATCAAGATAACTGA